Proteins encoded within one genomic window of Cucumis sativus cultivar 9930 chromosome 3, Cucumber_9930_V3, whole genome shotgun sequence:
- the LOC101220499 gene encoding protein LURP-one-related 8 — MTKVFPNGPSSSCSDAIETVLTVWKKSMLLNCEGFTVFNAEGNLVYRVDNYLAGNKGEILLMDAAGNPLFTIRRKRLSLADSWVVYEGETGANPRFSARKQMNLLKSKCLARVVELAGSWSGKGMSVYEIEGCYGKRCCAVYDEKRRIVAEIKRKEAAGGLSFGTDVFRLVVQPQIDTTVAMALLILLDQMFGSSSTTP; from the exons ATGACGAAGGTATTCCCAAACGGGCCTTCCTCCTCCTGCAGCGACGCCATCGAGACTGTCCTCACCGTGTGGAAGAAATCTATGTTGTTGAATTGCGAGGGGTTTACCGTGTTTAACGCCGAAGGTAATTTGGTTTATAGGGTGGACAACTATCTGGCAGGCAATAAGGGCGAGATTCTACTCATGGACGCGGCCGGCAACCCTCTCTTTACAATCCGTCGCAAG AGATTGAGCCTCGCCGATAGCTGGGTGGTTTACGAGGGTGAAACAGGCGCGAACCCCCGGTTCTCTGCGAGGAAGCAGATGAATCTGCTTAAATCGAAGTGTTTGGCTCGTGTTGTTGAATTAGCTGGATCATGGTCGGGTAAGGGTATGAGTGTGTATGAGATCGAGGGGTGTTACGGGAAGAGATGCTGTGCGGTGTACGATGAGAAGCGGAGAATAGTGGCGGAGATCAAACGCAAGGAAGCAGCGGGAGGGTTGAGCTTTGGCACGGACGTATTCCGCCTCGTCGTCCAGCCTCAGATTGATACCACGGTAGCCATGGCCCTCCTCATCCTTCTGGACCAGATGTTTGGATCTTCTTCCACTACTCCATGA
- the LOC101213262 gene encoding serine/threonine-protein phosphatase PP1, producing the protein MEGLEGLIERLMEGRKNNGKKIQLIEPEIRELCITAKQVFLSQPNLLQLQAPINICGDIHGQYPDLLRLFEMGGFPPDANYLFLGDYVDRGKQSIETITLLFAYKIKFPDNFFLLRGNHECASINRIYGFYDECKRRFNVRLWKIFTDCFNCLPVAAVIDDKILCMHGGLSPEMHSLNQVGDIERPIDVPDQGLLCDLLWADPDKDIKGWGENDRGVSFTFGADKVTNFLKKHNLDLICRAHQVVEDGYEFFADRQLVTIFSAPNYCGEFDNAGAFMSVDSSLLCSFQIIKP; encoded by the exons ATGGAAGGATTGGAGGGGCTTATAGAGAGGCtgatggaaggaagaaaaaacaatggcAAAAAGATTCAACTAATAGAACCTGAAATTCGAGAGCTTTGCATCACGGCCAAACAAGTATTCCTCAGCCAGCCTAATCTCTTGCAATTACAAGCTCCGATTAACATCTGTG GTGACATTCATGGGCAATATCCAGATCTGCTGCGACTGTTTGAGATGGGTGGGTTTCCTCCCGACGCCAACTATCTTTTTTTGGGGGACTACGTGGACAGAGGAAAACAGAGCATTGAAACCATAACCCTTCTGTTTGCATACAAAATCAAGTTCCCCGACAACTTTTTCCTACTTAGAGGAAACCACGAATGTGCTTCTATCAACCGGATCTACGGATTTTATGATGAATGCAAAAGGCGTTTCAACGTCCGTCTATGGAAGATCTTCACAGATTGCTTCAATTGCTTGCCTGTGGCGGCTGTCATAGACGACAAGATCCTATGCATGCATGGTGGGCTTTCCCCCGAAATGCATAGCTTGAATCAGGTGGGAGATATAGAGAGGCCCATTGACGTCCCGGACCAGGGCCTTCTATGCGATCTTCTTTGGGCCGATCCAGATAAAGACATCAAAGGTTGGGGCGAAAATGACAGGGGAGTCTCCTTTACCTTCGGTGCAGACAAGGTCACCAATTTCTTGAAGAAACACAATCTTGATCTAATATGTCGCGCTCATCAG GTAGTTGAGGATGGTTATGAGTTTTTCGCAGACAGGCAATTGGTTACAATATTTTCAGCACCCAACTATTGCGGGGAGTTCGATAACGCAGGAGCTTTTATGAGCGTCGACTCCAGTTTGCTATGCTCATTTCAAATCATTAAGCCGTAG